The Gemmatimonadota bacterium genome contains a region encoding:
- the thiI gene encoding tRNA 4-thiouridine(8) synthase ThiI — MKVEETQGGGAADGARRSTLILLRLGAELTIKSRRTRSHFQQRLLRNVRDALATTREPYRIQGGWGRVFLEASSPQAPALLARVFGISSLSPVEAVVPAEQDAIVAEGEVRFRERVRGRSFAVRARRAGRHSFSSQDIQVQLGAALLPHAARVDLDQPEVTVYVEVRDDKAYLFGERIAGAGGLPLGVEGNAVALLSGGYDSAVAAWLMLKRGIALDYVFCNLGGDAYERAVVQVAKVLADEWSYGSRPRLHVVDFGEVLQELRARVKPSYWQVVLKRLMYRAASRIGEERGAGAIVTGEAVGQVSSQTLTNLGAIEPAATLPLFRPLLGFDKEEIIARARQVGTAALSEQVKEYCAIAPGKPVTAASAEAVGREEAKMDAAVLDAALASRKVLDLRALTPTDLVAPYLFATEIPRGAVVLDCRPEPQYRAWHLPGAIRQEEWELLKGFRKLDKGRTYILYCAHGIQTAYLAERMQRAGYEAYSFKGGVRGVMRYSQGARALHGEGQGP, encoded by the coding sequence ATGAAGGTGGAGGAGACGCAGGGCGGCGGCGCCGCCGACGGCGCGCGCCGGAGCACATTGATCCTGCTCCGGCTGGGCGCGGAGCTCACCATCAAGTCGCGCCGCACTCGCTCCCACTTTCAGCAGCGGCTGCTGCGCAACGTACGGGACGCACTGGCGACGACGCGCGAGCCCTACCGGATCCAGGGGGGCTGGGGGCGTGTGTTCCTCGAAGCGTCGTCGCCGCAGGCGCCCGCGCTCCTGGCCCGCGTCTTCGGGATCAGCTCCCTTTCCCCCGTGGAGGCCGTAGTGCCCGCCGAGCAGGACGCCATTGTGGCGGAGGGCGAGGTTCGCTTCCGGGAACGCGTGCGCGGCCGCAGCTTCGCGGTGCGCGCCCGCCGCGCCGGCCGCCACTCCTTCTCCTCGCAGGACATCCAGGTACAGCTCGGCGCCGCGCTCCTGCCCCACGCCGCGCGGGTGGACCTCGATCAGCCGGAAGTGACGGTTTACGTCGAGGTCCGCGACGACAAGGCCTACCTGTTCGGCGAGCGCATCGCCGGCGCGGGCGGGCTGCCGCTGGGCGTCGAGGGGAACGCCGTCGCCCTCCTTTCCGGCGGCTACGACTCCGCAGTGGCCGCGTGGCTCATGCTCAAGCGCGGCATTGCCCTGGACTACGTGTTCTGCAACCTGGGCGGCGACGCCTACGAGCGCGCTGTCGTGCAGGTGGCCAAGGTGCTGGCCGACGAGTGGAGCTACGGCAGCCGGCCGCGCCTGCACGTGGTGGACTTTGGCGAGGTGTTGCAGGAGCTGCGCGCACGCGTGAAGCCGAGTTACTGGCAGGTCGTGCTCAAGCGGCTCATGTACCGGGCCGCCAGCCGCATCGGCGAGGAGCGAGGAGCGGGCGCGATCGTGACGGGCGAGGCGGTGGGGCAGGTATCGTCGCAGACGCTGACCAACCTGGGCGCCATCGAGCCGGCCGCCACGCTCCCCCTGTTCCGACCGCTGCTGGGCTTCGACAAGGAGGAGATCATCGCGCGGGCGCGGCAGGTCGGGACTGCCGCGCTCTCCGAGCAGGTCAAGGAGTACTGCGCCATTGCGCCGGGCAAGCCGGTGACGGCGGCCAGCGCGGAAGCGGTGGGCCGCGAGGAAGCGAAGATGGACGCGGCGGTACTGGACGCTGCGCTCGCCTCCCGCAAGGTGCTGGACCTGCGCGCCCTCACGCCCACTGACCTGGTGGCGCCCTACCTCTTCGCCACCGAGATCCCACGCGGCGCCGTGGTGCTTGACTGCCGGCCGGAGCCGCAATACCGGGCGTGGCACCTGCCGGGCGCCATACGGCAGGAGGAGTGGGAGCTGCTCAAGGGCTTCCGCAAGCTGGACAAGGGCCGCACCTACATCCTCTACTGCGCCCACGGCATCCAGACCGCGTACCTGGCCGAGCGCATGCAGCGTGCGGGGTACGAGGCGTACTCGTTCAAGGGCGGGGTGCGGGGGGTCATGCGGTACTCGCAGGGAGCGCGGGCGCTCCATGGAGAAGGGCAAGGGCCCTAG
- a CDS encoding NAD(P)H-quinone oxidoreductase — MRAIVITAPGGPEVLEERELALPEPGPGQVRVRVHAAGLNRADLLQRLGRYPAPPGVPAEVPGLEYAGTVDAAGPDARRWQPGDRVMGLVAGGAYAEAVLTQEREAVPVPEQLSFEEAAAIPEAFITAQDALFTRLELRPGERLLVHAVGSGVGTAAVQLARAAGATVYGTARAAWKLERAAELGLEAGIDAGAQDFAEALLRLTGGTGVHAILDLVGGHYLAGNMRALEPLGRLAVVGLVAGARAELDLGILLRKRLTVVGTTLRARPLEEKIRVARDLERHVLPLLAAGRVRPVLDRVYPMGEVREAHRRLEANENFGKIVLRW, encoded by the coding sequence ATGCGCGCCATCGTCATCACCGCCCCCGGCGGCCCGGAAGTCCTGGAAGAGCGCGAGCTCGCGCTGCCGGAGCCCGGACCCGGCCAGGTTCGGGTGCGCGTGCACGCAGCGGGCCTCAACCGGGCGGACCTGCTGCAGCGGCTGGGGCGCTACCCGGCGCCGCCGGGCGTGCCGGCGGAGGTGCCCGGGCTCGAGTACGCCGGCACGGTGGACGCGGCGGGGCCGGACGCGCGCCGGTGGCAGCCGGGCGACCGGGTGATGGGCCTCGTTGCCGGCGGCGCCTACGCCGAGGCCGTGCTCACGCAGGAGCGGGAGGCGGTGCCTGTGCCCGAGCAGCTCTCCTTCGAGGAGGCCGCCGCTATTCCCGAGGCCTTCATCACCGCGCAGGACGCGCTCTTCACCCGCCTCGAGCTGCGCCCGGGTGAGCGCTTGCTGGTCCACGCGGTGGGAAGTGGGGTGGGGACCGCGGCGGTGCAGCTCGCGCGTGCAGCCGGCGCCACCGTCTACGGCACGGCGCGCGCCGCCTGGAAGCTGGAGCGGGCCGCGGAACTGGGGCTCGAGGCCGGCATTGACGCCGGCGCACAGGACTTCGCCGAGGCGCTGCTCCGGCTCACGGGGGGTACGGGCGTGCACGCGATCCTGGACCTGGTGGGCGGACACTACCTGGCCGGCAACATGAGGGCGCTGGAGCCGCTCGGCCGCCTGGCCGTCGTGGGGCTCGTCGCCGGTGCCCGCGCCGAGCTGGATCTGGGGATCCTGCTGCGCAAGCGGCTCACGGTGGTGGGGACGACGCTGCGCGCCCGGCCGCTCGAGGAGAAGATCCGCGTGGCCCGCGACCTCGAGCGGCACGTGCTGCCGCTCCTCGCCGCTGGGCGTGTGCGTCCCGTGCTCGACCGCGTCTACCCTATGGGCGAGGTGCGCGAGGCGCACCGGCGGCTGGAGGCGAACGAGAACTTCGGGAAAATTGTGCTGCGCTGGTGA
- a CDS encoding MFS transporter, translating to MKNSPLGVLSAAVLVDMVGFGIVLPLLPFYAESLGASPVEVTLLVASFSAMQLAATPVWGRVSDRRGRRPLLVASLFASALSYLIFGLANSLWLLFLSRLAAGAAGGTIALAQAYVADTTTAEERARGMGWIGAAAGLGVMLGPAIGGYFSRWGLGIPGFVAAGLCAANGLAAIRLLPESRSRHPEQALELGEAATLRGWLATMMRFPLSLFLSVYFLSISSFTAMTAVLALYLERVFGADGSDMGILFTLAGGVTVLVRGVLLGPLVSWLGEERTALVGIAALAASLLVVPLLPGLWWMGVAVPMWALGAGTLFPSLASLVSRATDAASQGSILGGSQVVGGLGRVLGPVWAGFVFQHLGIGTPFWIGGALVAVAGLLALRIPAPARPRRRAAGKAAAATPDVAV from the coding sequence GTGAAGAACTCGCCGCTCGGCGTGCTCTCCGCTGCAGTGCTTGTCGACATGGTGGGATTCGGCATTGTCCTGCCGCTCCTGCCCTTCTACGCCGAGTCGCTGGGCGCCTCGCCCGTGGAAGTGACCCTGCTGGTCGCGTCCTTCTCCGCCATGCAGCTCGCGGCAACGCCGGTCTGGGGCCGCGTCTCGGACCGGCGCGGCCGCCGCCCCCTGCTCGTGGCCAGCCTCTTCGCCTCCGCACTGTCGTACCTGATCTTTGGCCTGGCCAATTCGCTATGGCTGCTCTTCCTTTCCCGCCTGGCGGCCGGCGCCGCGGGCGGCACGATCGCGCTGGCCCAGGCCTATGTTGCGGATACGACCACGGCGGAGGAGCGGGCGCGGGGCATGGGCTGGATCGGCGCGGCCGCCGGCCTGGGCGTGATGCTCGGGCCGGCCATTGGCGGCTACTTCAGCCGCTGGGGGCTGGGTATTCCGGGGTTCGTGGCCGCCGGGCTGTGCGCCGCGAACGGGCTGGCGGCGATCCGCTTGCTGCCGGAATCCCGCAGCCGCCACCCCGAGCAAGCCCTCGAGCTGGGCGAGGCGGCCACGCTGCGCGGCTGGCTCGCCACCATGATGCGCTTCCCGCTCTCCCTCTTCCTCAGCGTCTACTTCCTCTCCATTTCCTCCTTCACCGCCATGACCGCCGTACTGGCGCTCTACCTCGAGCGCGTGTTCGGCGCCGATGGTTCCGACATGGGGATCCTCTTCACGCTGGCTGGCGGCGTCACCGTGCTGGTGCGCGGCGTGCTGCTCGGCCCGCTCGTGAGCTGGCTGGGCGAGGAGCGCACGGCTCTGGTGGGGATCGCAGCCCTCGCCGCCAGCCTCCTGGTCGTGCCGCTGCTGCCGGGACTGTGGTGGATGGGCGTGGCCGTGCCCATGTGGGCGCTGGGCGCGGGGACGCTGTTCCCCTCGCTGGCCAGCCTGGTCTCGCGCGCCACCGACGCCGCCTCCCAGGGTTCCATCCTGGGCGGCAGCCAGGTGGTCGGCGGGCTGGGGCGCGTGCTCGGGCCAGTATGGGCTGGCTTCGTATTCCAGCACCTGGGCATCGGCACGCCCTTCTGGATCGGCGGCGCACTGGTCGCGGTGGCGGGCCTGCTGGCGCTGCGCATCCCGGCGCCGGCCCGCCCCCGGCGGCGCGCCGCTGGCAAGGCGGCGGCCGCCACGCCCGACGTGGCTGTGTAG